The Medicago truncatula cultivar Jemalong A17 chromosome 4, MtrunA17r5.0-ANR, whole genome shotgun sequence genome includes a region encoding these proteins:
- the LOC11414542 gene encoding uncharacterized acetyltransferase At3g50280, protein MPSSSTTIVSKCTIYPHQKSSLKPLKLSVSDLPMLSCHYIQKGILLSTPPYSFEELIHTLKNSLSIALSHFPPLAGRLTTDSDGYIYITSNDAGVDFIHSKAKHLTLNTILSPSLIDVHPCFKELFFAYDMPISYSGHQIPLAAVQVTELADGVFIGFTVNHSVTDGTSFWHFFNTFAAITKSTGVGAAVKISKSPDFTRDTIFNSTAVLPIPAGGPTVTFDVDEPLRERIFHFSRESILKLKHKTNGNSNGISNSNGNGISYNGLADPTEIISKESNDGWKIVNSNGHVNGNGTVKSNVRNEISSFQSLSAQLWRSVTRARKLELTKTSTFRMAVNCRHRLNPKMEPFYFGNAIQSIPTVASVNDILSNDLKFLAGLLHQNVVAHDDVTVRRGVEDWENNPRLFPLGNFDGAMITMGSSPRFPMYDNDFGWGIPLAIRSGKSNKFDGKISAFPGREGNGSVDLEVVLKPETMFGLENDVEFMQYVTDVV, encoded by the coding sequence atGCCTTCTTCTTCCACAACCATAGTGTCAAAATGCACAATCTATCCACACCAAAAATCCTCATTAAAACCCTTAAAACTCTCTGTCTCCGACCTCCCAATGCTCTCATGTCACTACATCCAAAAAGGAATTTTACTTTCCACACCCCCTTATTCCTTTGAAGAACTAATTCACACCCTCAAAAACTCCCTCTCCATCGCTCTCTCCCACTTCCCACCTCTCGCCGGTAGACTCACCACCGACTCCGACGGTTACATTTACATAACCTCCAACGACGCCGGCGTCGATTTCATCCACTCCAAAGCCAAACACCTTACTCTCAACACCATCCTCTCACCTTCTCTCATCGATGTTCATCCTTGTTTCAAGGAGTTGTTCTTCGCTTACGACATGCCGATTTCTTACTCTGGTCATCAAATCCCCCTCGCCGCCGTTCAAGTCACCGAACTCGCCGACGGTGTTTTCATCGGATTTACTGTTAATCATTCCGTTACTGACGGTACTTCCTTCTGGCACTTCTTCAACACTTTCGCCGCCATCACTAAATCCACCGGTGTCGGCGCCGCTGTCAAGATCTCAAAATCACCAGATTTTACTCGTGACACAATCTTCAACTCCACCGCTGTTCTTCCAATCCCCGCCGGTGGTCCTACCGTTACTTTCGACGTCGATGAGCCTCTCCGTGAACGTATCTTCCATTTCTCTCGTGAATCCATTCTCAAactcaaacacaaaacaaacggTAACAGTAATGGAATCAGTAACAGTAACGGTAACGGAATCAGTTACAACGGTTTAGCAGATCCAACTGAAATAATAAGTAAAGAGTCAAACGACGGTTGGAAAATCGTTAACTCTAACGGTCATGTTAACGGAAACGGAACTGTTAAAAGTAACGTGCGAAACGAGATCTCATCGTTTCAATCGTTAAGTGCACAGTTATGGCGTTCGGTGACACGTGCGAGAAAATTGGAACTAACAAAAACGTCGACGTTTCGTATGGCGGTGAATTGTCGTCACAGATTAAACCCAAAAATGGAACCGTTTTATTTCGGTAACGCAATACAAAGCATCCCAACCGTTGCTTCAGTGAACGATATATTATCCAACGATCTAAAATTCCTAGCTGGATTACTTCATCAAAACGTCGTCGCACATGATGATGTTACGGTGCGCCGCGGAGTAGAGGATTGGGAAAATAATCCTAGGTTATTTCCTCTTGGGAATTTTGATGGTGCTATGATAACTATGGGTAGTTCACCACGTTTTCCTATGTATGATAATGATTTTGGGTGGGGTATACCTTTGGCTATAAGGAGTGGTAAAAGTAATAAATTTGATGGTAAAATTTCAGCTTTTCCTGGTAGAGAAGGAAATGGGAGTGTTGATCTTGAAGTTGTTTTGAAACCTGAGACTATGTTTGGACTTGAAAATGATGTGGAATTTATGCAGTATGTTACGGATGTAGTGTGA